The following proteins are co-located in the Asterias rubens unplaced genomic scaffold, eAstRub1.3, whole genome shotgun sequence genome:
- the LOC117306493 gene encoding peptide deformylase, mitochondrial-like, with product MAVCVRISALLNVCPSLNTRSAQYLRPICAQETRRLQKPIELNVSEQRRTFASRVIIEETLGKQILRQIRSLLRRPKMKVPPYDHICQVGDPILRGQSSPVDPRQIKSAEIQNVIRTMVKQMRKVRAVGCAAPQVGVAKQIIVMELTKRHLKWFDEEVLKAQECKVFPLKVFINPKVKVVDPRVVTFLEGCMSLCGYDACVPRAYGVQITGLNEKGEEVSWRTTGYAARIIQHEVDHLRGKLFIDTMDPLTFLDKEWPKWNIK from the exons ACACAAGAAGTGCTCAGTATCTTAGACCAATATGTGCCCAGGAGACAAGAAGGCTTCAAAAGCCTATTGAACTAAACGTTTCTGAGcaaaggagaacatttgcaagCAGAGTGATTATTGAGGAAACACTCGGCAAACAAATTCTTCGGCAGATTCGTAGTCTCTTGAGAAGACCCAAGATGAAGGTCCCACCCTATGATCACATCTGCCAAGTTGGTGACCCGATACTCCGGGGTCAAAGTTCACCCGTCGACCCTCGGCAGATCAAATCAGCAGAGATACAGAACGTTATTAGGACGATGGTGAAACAGATGAGGAAGGTTAGAGCTGTCGGTTGTGCCGCGCCCCAGGTGGGCGTCGCCAAACAAATCATCGTTATGGAATTAACGAAGAGACACTTGAAGTGGTTTGACGAGGAG GTTCTAAAAGCACAAGAATGTAAAGTCTTCCCTCTGAAGGTGTTCATCAATCCGAAAGTCAAGGTCGTTGACCCACGTGTCGTGACCTTTTTAGAAGGCTGTATGAGCCTTTGCGGATATGATGCTTGTGTACCTCGGGCCTATGGTGTTCAAATAACAG GTTTGAATGAGAAAGGGGAAGAGGTTTCGTGGCGAACTACTGGCTATGCCGCTAGAATCATCCAACACGAAGTAGACCATCTACGCGGAAAACTCTTTATTGACACGATGGACCCTCTTACTTTCCTGGACAAGGAATGGCCAAAGTGGAATATAAAATGA